A stretch of Flavobacteriales bacterium DNA encodes these proteins:
- a CDS encoding 2,3-bisphosphoglycerate-independent phosphoglycerate mutase, which translates to MSKKAVLIILDGWGIGSGDHSDAIAKARTPFLDSLMADAPHATLRTDGLHVGLPAGQMGNSEVGHLNIGAGRVVHQDLVRIDLAIADGSLGSNPSLQAAFEQARKPGRRLHLMGLLSDGGVHSMRTHAEAICRLAQASGVKETLVHAFTDGRDTDPHSGRPCMERFLQRIDGTGARVASLIGRYYAMDRDKRWERVKAAYDLLVHGTGTHVQAPLEAFDRSYAEGITDEFMKPHAIVDEQGRPLAMIAEGDAVICFNFRTDRCREITQALTQQAYPEQDMVPLRLHYCTMTEYDATYRDVHPLFRKDDLRMTLGEAVSLAGRQQIRIAETEKYPHVTFFFSGGREAPFPGERRLMLPSPKVATYDLQPAMSAQAIVDAILPELRTGSPDLVVLNFANPDMVGHTGVFDAIVQAVETTDNCARQVAEVARGSGYQVLIIADHGNADKAVNADGSPNTAHTTNPVPVIALADAPMRLRDGILADVAPTILDLMGMEKPVEMTGSSLIVR; encoded by the coding sequence ATGTCGAAGAAAGCCGTGCTCATCATCCTCGACGGCTGGGGCATCGGCTCTGGCGATCACAGCGACGCGATCGCCAAGGCGCGCACGCCATTCCTTGATTCTCTGATGGCCGACGCTCCGCACGCGACGTTGCGCACCGATGGACTCCATGTGGGTTTGCCTGCGGGCCAAATGGGCAACAGCGAGGTTGGGCATCTCAACATCGGCGCCGGGCGCGTGGTGCATCAGGACCTAGTGCGCATCGACCTCGCCATCGCTGATGGCAGCCTTGGCTCCAACCCATCGCTCCAAGCTGCATTCGAACAGGCCCGCAAGCCCGGCCGCCGCCTTCACCTGATGGGCCTGCTTTCCGACGGCGGGGTTCACAGCATGCGAACGCACGCCGAAGCGATCTGCAGGCTTGCGCAAGCCTCCGGCGTAAAGGAGACGCTGGTGCATGCATTCACGGATGGGCGGGATACCGATCCGCATAGCGGCCGTCCTTGCATGGAGCGCTTCCTGCAACGCATCGACGGAACCGGCGCTCGCGTGGCAAGCCTGATAGGGAGGTACTACGCCATGGACCGCGATAAGCGATGGGAGCGCGTGAAAGCGGCCTACGACCTCCTCGTGCATGGCACCGGCACTCACGTGCAAGCGCCGTTGGAGGCCTTCGACCGCAGCTACGCCGAAGGGATCACGGATGAATTCATGAAACCGCACGCCATCGTCGATGAACAAGGTCGCCCGTTGGCCATGATCGCCGAAGGCGACGCCGTCATCTGCTTCAACTTCCGCACGGACCGCTGCCGTGAGATCACGCAGGCGCTCACCCAGCAGGCCTATCCCGAGCAGGACATGGTACCGTTGCGGCTCCATTACTGCACGATGACGGAGTATGACGCGACCTACCGGGATGTGCATCCGCTCTTCCGCAAGGACGATCTGCGCATGACCTTGGGCGAAGCCGTGAGCCTTGCTGGCCGTCAGCAGATCCGAATCGCTGAAACGGAGAAGTACCCGCATGTCACCTTCTTCTTCAGCGGTGGCCGCGAAGCACCGTTCCCGGGAGAGCGCCGCCTGATGCTGCCGTCACCCAAAGTGGCCACTTACGACCTCCAGCCCGCCATGAGCGCCCAGGCCATCGTCGATGCCATCTTGCCCGAGCTGCGGACCGGCTCCCCGGACCTCGTGGTGCTCAACTTCGCTAATCCCGACATGGTGGGCCACACGGGCGTTTTCGATGCCATCGTGCAAGCCGTCGAGACCACCGATAATTGCGCCCGGCAAGTAGCCGAGGTTGCTCGTGGTTCCGGCTACCAAGTGCTGATCATCGCCGACCACGGCAATGCCGACAAAGCCGTGAACGCCGATGGCTCGCCCAACACGGCGCACACCACGAATCCGGTGCCGGTGATCGCGCTTGCCGATGCGCCCATGCGCTTGCGTGATGGGATCCTGGCCGATGTGGCACCCACCATCCTTGATCTGATGGGTATGGAAAAGCCCGTCGAGATGACGGGCTCTTCGCTGATTGTCAGATAA
- a CDS encoding HAMP domain-containing histidine kinase has translation MAPSANRSLWLLGAAMAYIIAQFGWWALLLLRREEEIARLSGQELGHQARRLMVLGEASVALMILGVVLAISFLAIRRDLRLAAMQRNFLLAITHELRTPIASMKLQMQTLSRPGLSPSDARALQALAIEEADRLTALTDKVLAATAEGAVQIPLLKEPVNAAEVVRGAVVRAQQRDGSAHEWQLDAPAALQVNADPQALRSIAENLIENAVKYAPAGTTIEVMVSGSETAWRLRVTDHGPGIPKAERSKVFDRFYRLGDEGTRNHRGTGLGLFVVQRLVQRHGGRIELGDTDPHGATFVATFPKTM, from the coding sequence ATGGCTCCATCGGCGAACCGCTCGTTATGGCTTCTGGGCGCTGCAATGGCCTACATCATCGCGCAATTCGGCTGGTGGGCTCTCCTGTTGCTGCGTCGCGAAGAAGAGATCGCGCGCTTATCCGGGCAGGAATTGGGCCACCAAGCTCGCAGGCTCATGGTGCTGGGTGAAGCGAGCGTTGCGCTGATGATCCTTGGTGTGGTGCTCGCCATCTCATTCCTGGCCATTCGCCGCGACCTGCGATTGGCAGCCATGCAGCGCAATTTCCTGCTTGCCATCACTCATGAGCTGCGAACCCCTATCGCTTCGATGAAACTGCAGATGCAGACGCTCTCCCGGCCGGGCTTGAGCCCATCCGATGCACGCGCGCTCCAAGCATTGGCCATCGAGGAGGCCGATCGACTCACGGCGCTGACCGACAAGGTCCTGGCGGCCACTGCTGAAGGAGCTGTCCAGATTCCCTTGCTCAAGGAACCCGTGAATGCCGCTGAAGTGGTGCGCGGCGCGGTGGTGCGCGCGCAGCAGCGCGATGGTTCAGCGCACGAATGGCAATTGGACGCGCCGGCCGCATTGCAGGTGAATGCTGATCCGCAGGCACTCAGGAGCATTGCTGAGAACCTGATAGAGAATGCCGTGAAGTACGCCCCGGCGGGAACCACCATCGAGGTGATGGTCAGTGGATCGGAAACAGCTTGGCGCTTGCGCGTAACTGACCATGGCCCAGGCATACCGAAGGCCGAGCGCAGCAAGGTCTTCGACCGCTTCTACCGGCTGGGTGATGAGGGCACCCGCAATCATAGAGGCACCGGGCTGGGGCTATTCGTCGTGCAGCGCCTCGTTCAGCGCCACGGCGGACGCATCGAATTGGGGGACACCGACCCGCATGGGGCTACCTTCGTGGCCACTTTCCCGAAAACCATGTGA
- a CDS encoding HD domain-containing protein has protein sequence MDSSGARAYILEQLRTRLPVERSYHSLEHTLDVYASAISIAEQEGVDGEGLVILKIAALYHDAGFLTQDTDHEEAGCRIVKEVLPGFGFNERQIGLICDMIMATRIPQSPRNKLARILCDADLDYLGRPDFQRIGATLFKEMRTYGVLSTEREWNLLQERFIERHAYFTQTNKQLREPLKQAHLAEVRAWLERNP, from the coding sequence ATGGACTCCAGCGGTGCGAGGGCGTATATCCTGGAGCAGTTGCGAACGCGGCTGCCCGTTGAGCGATCCTATCATAGCCTAGAGCACACCTTGGATGTGTACGCAAGTGCCATCAGCATCGCGGAGCAAGAGGGCGTTGACGGGGAAGGGCTGGTGATATTGAAGATCGCCGCTCTGTATCATGATGCGGGTTTCCTGACGCAGGACACGGACCATGAAGAGGCCGGTTGCCGAATAGTGAAGGAAGTCCTACCGGGCTTCGGCTTCAACGAGCGGCAGATCGGGCTGATCTGCGACATGATCATGGCCACGCGGATCCCACAGAGCCCCCGGAACAAACTCGCGCGCATTCTTTGTGATGCCGACCTTGACTACCTCGGCCGGCCCGATTTCCAGCGGATCGGGGCCACGTTGTTCAAGGAGATGCGAACCTATGGCGTGCTCAGCACGGAGCGGGAATGGAATCTGCTGCAGGAGCGCTTCATTGAGCGGCACGCGTACTTCACACAGACCAATAAGCAGCTGCGCGAACCCTTGAAGCAGGCGCATCTGGCTGAAGTGCGGGCCTGGCTCGAACGGAATCCGTGA
- a CDS encoding type III pantothenate kinase: protein MADLILDIGNTRTKAALFQGDRLLGLTALSSDDASGLERFLGEREVVHVAIGSVAGDGSQLLGRLNRRHHQVIHITAASPAPNPSAYGTTGTLGVDRWANAVAASALFPKRAALAVDLGTCITYDLVAPDGTYLGGAISPGAQMRASAMHAYSARLPLAELNHLAPAFGDSTETSLQSGVAHGVLGELEHFIAAARALHPDAGVVLTGGDALPHARALKSGIFAHPFLTLEGLRIIFHHGLGLEHAGSGPGTRPAG, encoded by the coding sequence TTGGCTGACCTCATCCTGGATATCGGCAACACGCGGACCAAGGCGGCGCTCTTCCAAGGCGACCGATTGCTTGGTCTGACGGCGTTATCAAGCGACGATGCATCGGGCTTGGAGCGCTTCCTAGGCGAACGTGAAGTGGTGCATGTGGCGATCGGTTCCGTTGCCGGTGATGGCAGCCAGTTGCTGGGCCGGCTCAATCGCCGCCATCACCAAGTCATTCACATCACAGCGGCGAGCCCTGCACCGAACCCTTCGGCCTATGGCACCACAGGCACCCTCGGAGTTGATCGTTGGGCCAATGCTGTAGCGGCCTCCGCGCTTTTCCCGAAGCGTGCAGCCCTCGCCGTTGATCTGGGCACCTGCATCACCTATGACCTGGTGGCTCCAGATGGCACCTACCTCGGAGGGGCCATTTCGCCTGGCGCGCAAATGCGGGCCAGCGCCATGCATGCCTATAGCGCCCGTTTGCCATTGGCGGAATTGAATCATCTGGCACCGGCTTTTGGCGATTCCACCGAAACAAGCCTTCAGTCTGGGGTTGCGCATGGGGTCCTTGGCGAATTGGAGCATTTCATCGCCGCCGCCCGGGCCTTGCATCCCGATGCAGGCGTGGTGCTCACGGGCGGTGATGCGCTGCCTCACGCCCGGGCCTTGAAAAGCGGCATCTTTGCGCACCCTTTCCTGACCCTTGAAGGACTGCGCATCATATTTCATCATGGCCTTGGCCTTGAGCATGCCGGGAGTGGCCCTGGCACAAGGCCAGCAGGGTAG
- the lptC gene encoding LPS export ABC transporter periplasmic protein LptC: MPALFGAGMLLSCKNDLDQVAAIELPAAVPDRVTEQAEYLYTDSGVVRNRLRAGRISEWGEPDKRTELTDGLELVFFDPFGKQTSVLTARRGLIEPGLQRMQVFDEVVFVNAKGERLETEQLTWRQDSARVRTDKAVRIQRGLDVIHGQGLDAAEDFSAYTIRRVTGVLQLGDTLSTLP; this comes from the coding sequence ATGCCTGCCCTGTTCGGGGCGGGCATGCTGCTTTCGTGCAAGAACGATCTCGATCAGGTGGCTGCGATCGAGCTGCCCGCCGCCGTGCCCGACCGCGTGACCGAGCAAGCCGAATACCTCTATACCGACTCTGGCGTGGTGCGCAACCGCCTGCGTGCGGGCCGCATCAGCGAATGGGGCGAGCCGGACAAGCGCACCGAGCTCACCGATGGCTTGGAGCTCGTCTTCTTCGATCCGTTCGGCAAGCAGACCAGCGTGCTCACCGCGCGCCGCGGGCTGATCGAGCCCGGACTGCAGCGCATGCAGGTCTTCGATGAAGTGGTGTTCGTGAATGCGAAGGGCGAGCGCCTGGAGACCGAGCAGCTCACCTGGCGGCAGGACAGTGCCCGCGTGCGCACCGACAAGGCCGTGCGCATCCAGCGCGGCTTGGATGTCATCCACGGCCAGGGCCTGGACGCTGCCGAGGATTTCAGCGCATACACGATCCGGCGCGTCACGGGTGTGCTGCAGCTGGGCGATACCTTGTCCACCCTGCCCTGA
- a CDS encoding HlyC/CorC family transporter has translation MNPFDLFLIIASVALSALCSGLEIAFVTGNKLYIELERKRGAWWARLVSYLQHRPARVIGALLVGNNIALVVYGVLVGEALDPWLAAMGMSPWLVLAVQTALATLLILVVAEFLPKALFGIDPNRALALFALPLALLYVVLWPPMMLFTGMSELLLRLFRVRTRPGQIAFGRIDLDDFLREMSGGPAREQQIDAEVEYLRNTLELSNIKAREIMVPRARIEAIDAEDGPAQLHRRFVDTGLSKLLVYKDRIDNVIGYVHGYELFRHPRSIRAVMRPVNFIPGTMPADEVLQLFIKQRSHVAVVVDEYGGTAGMLTMEDVVETIVGDIEDEHDTPEEVEEKLADGAFLLSGRLEVERIRERFALDLPLSEEYGTLAGFILHHTGDLPEQGQVIEIPPFRFTIAQVAHGRIDLVRLETEAES, from the coding sequence TTGAACCCTTTCGACCTCTTCCTGATCATCGCATCCGTGGCGCTTTCAGCGCTGTGCTCGGGGCTGGAGATCGCCTTCGTCACGGGCAATAAGCTCTATATCGAACTGGAGCGCAAGCGCGGCGCCTGGTGGGCCAGGCTGGTGAGCTACTTGCAGCATCGGCCCGCCCGCGTGATCGGGGCGCTCCTGGTGGGCAACAACATCGCGCTGGTGGTCTATGGCGTGCTGGTTGGAGAGGCCTTGGACCCCTGGCTAGCTGCAATGGGCATGAGCCCTTGGCTGGTGCTCGCTGTGCAGACGGCCCTTGCCACCTTGCTGATCCTGGTGGTGGCTGAGTTCCTGCCCAAAGCGCTCTTCGGGATCGACCCCAATCGCGCGCTCGCGCTCTTCGCCCTGCCCTTGGCTTTGCTCTACGTTGTCCTGTGGCCGCCCATGATGCTCTTCACAGGCATGAGCGAATTGCTGCTCCGCCTATTCCGTGTGCGCACGCGCCCTGGCCAGATCGCCTTCGGCCGCATCGACCTCGACGATTTCCTGCGCGAGATGTCAGGCGGTCCGGCCCGTGAGCAGCAGATCGACGCTGAGGTGGAGTACCTGCGGAACACGCTTGAGCTCAGCAACATCAAGGCCCGCGAGATCATGGTGCCGCGCGCGCGCATCGAGGCCATCGATGCCGAGGATGGCCCGGCCCAACTGCACCGCCGCTTCGTTGATACCGGACTGAGCAAATTGCTCGTGTACAAGGACCGCATCGACAACGTGATCGGCTATGTGCACGGCTACGAGCTCTTCCGCCACCCGCGCAGCATCCGCGCCGTGATGCGCCCGGTGAACTTCATCCCTGGCACCATGCCTGCCGATGAAGTGCTGCAGCTCTTCATCAAGCAGCGCAGCCATGTAGCCGTGGTGGTGGATGAGTACGGCGGCACCGCTGGCATGCTCACCATGGAGGATGTGGTGGAGACCATCGTGGGCGACATCGAGGATGAGCACGACACGCCGGAGGAAGTGGAAGAGAAGCTCGCCGATGGCGCGTTCCTGCTGAGCGGCCGCCTGGAGGTGGAGCGCATCCGTGAGCGCTTCGCCCTGGACCTGCCGTTGAGCGAGGAGTACGGCACGCTCGCCGGCTTCATCCTGCATCATACAGGCGACCTGCCCGAACAGGGCCAGGTGATCGAGATCCCGCCCTTCCGCTTCACCATCGCGCAGGTGGCCCACGGCCGGATCGATCTGGTGCGATTGGAAACGGAAGCCGAATCGTGA
- the mgtE gene encoding magnesium transporter, producing MSFDVNKSVIDRIREGLEHGRAQSVVDDLKEMHPADIAEVLDQLRIEEATALYDALDEELAAEVLLQLPEDKREAILETFTGKEIAEEVIDQLDSDDAADVIADLPQDVQDEVMANIEDAEQREEIAELLTYDEHSAGGLMAKELVRVSVDGSMRDCVKALRAHADEIDNVYVIYVVDQHERLMGTIPLKRLLTTSLFQAVKEVYDPDFISVKADAEAEVAARLMEKYDLVVLPVVDARGRLLGRITIDDVVDVIREEETEDVQKMAGMEALEDSYMSSSWWEIMKKRVGWLIILFIGESFTATAMSFFEDQIARAVVLALFVPLIISSGGNTGSQASTLIIRALALGDVTIREWWSVLKREFTVGLTLGTVLGIIGFLRVAVWSQFVDVYGEHWFEIGLAVGLSLLGVVLWGNLIGSLFPLILKRLGRDPAVSSAPFVATVVDVTGLLIYFGIASLLLAGIML from the coding sequence ATGTCATTCGATGTGAACAAATCCGTGATCGACCGCATCCGCGAAGGGCTGGAGCATGGCCGTGCGCAATCGGTCGTCGATGACCTGAAGGAGATGCACCCGGCAGACATCGCCGAGGTGCTGGACCAGCTGCGGATCGAAGAGGCCACCGCCCTCTACGACGCGCTCGATGAAGAGCTCGCTGCCGAGGTGCTGCTCCAATTGCCCGAGGACAAGCGGGAGGCCATACTGGAGACCTTCACCGGGAAGGAGATCGCCGAAGAGGTGATCGATCAGCTCGACAGTGACGATGCCGCCGACGTGATCGCCGACCTGCCGCAGGACGTGCAGGATGAAGTGATGGCGAACATCGAGGACGCGGAGCAGCGCGAGGAGATCGCCGAATTGCTCACCTATGATGAGCACAGCGCGGGCGGCCTCATGGCCAAGGAGCTCGTGCGCGTGAGCGTCGATGGCAGCATGCGCGATTGCGTGAAGGCGCTGCGCGCGCATGCCGATGAGATCGACAACGTGTACGTGATCTACGTGGTGGACCAGCACGAGCGCCTCATGGGCACCATCCCATTGAAGCGCCTGCTCACCACTTCCTTGTTCCAAGCCGTGAAGGAGGTGTACGATCCCGACTTCATCAGCGTGAAGGCGGATGCGGAGGCCGAGGTGGCGGCCAGGCTGATGGAGAAGTACGATCTGGTGGTGCTGCCCGTGGTGGATGCGCGCGGACGCCTGCTCGGCAGGATCACCATCGATGACGTGGTGGATGTCATCCGCGAGGAGGAGACCGAGGATGTGCAGAAGATGGCGGGCATGGAAGCGCTTGAGGACTCCTACATGAGCAGCAGCTGGTGGGAGATCATGAAAAAGCGCGTGGGCTGGCTCATCATCCTCTTCATCGGCGAGAGCTTCACGGCCACCGCCATGAGCTTCTTCGAGGACCAGATCGCCAGGGCCGTGGTGCTCGCGCTCTTCGTTCCGCTGATCATCTCCTCCGGCGGCAACACCGGATCGCAAGCCAGCACGCTCATAATCCGCGCGCTTGCGCTGGGCGATGTCACCATCCGTGAATGGTGGAGCGTGCTGAAGCGCGAGTTCACCGTGGGCCTCACCCTGGGCACCGTGCTGGGCATCATCGGCTTCCTGCGTGTGGCGGTATGGAGCCAGTTCGTGGATGTCTATGGTGAGCATTGGTTCGAGATCGGCCTCGCCGTCGGGCTCTCCTTGCTCGGCGTTGTGCTCTGGGGCAACCTCATCGGCTCGCTCTTCCCGCTCATCCTGAAGAGACTTGGCCGGGATCCCGCCGTTTCCTCTGCGCCCTTCGTGGCTACCGTGGTGGATGTGACCGGCCTGCTCATCTATTTCGGCATCGCCTCCTTGCTGCTGGCCGGCATCATGCTCTGA
- a CDS encoding phosphoglycerate dehydrogenase, whose product MRIALIDTVHPRLSEILTRAGHEVLALQHVDEDGLPDALKGAQGLVVRSRALKAGLLQQVDGLRFIGRVGSGVENIDAEWCRKNQVRVLNSPEGNRDGVGEACVMMLLALMKALVRANGQVHHGIWLREENRGTDLRGKTVGIIGYGNMGSAFADKLRGFGVKVLAHDKYRGGFERAGVTESSLERLLRESDVISLHLPLTEETRHFADRDFFLRLGRPVWFLNTSRGAVVHTEALLDAIDHGRVIAAGLDVLEFERPDLSGLDPATDPGSQRRLFGHERVLLTPHIAGVTHEGKLRMAEVLADKIIHAFPNGQG is encoded by the coding sequence ATGCGCATCGCCCTCATCGATACCGTGCATCCACGCTTGAGCGAGATCCTCACGCGCGCCGGGCATGAGGTGCTGGCATTGCAGCATGTCGATGAAGATGGCCTGCCGGATGCACTGAAGGGCGCGCAGGGCCTCGTGGTGCGAAGCCGCGCTCTGAAGGCCGGGCTCTTGCAGCAGGTCGATGGATTGCGCTTCATCGGCCGTGTCGGGAGCGGCGTGGAGAATATCGACGCGGAGTGGTGCCGCAAGAACCAGGTGAGGGTGCTGAACTCGCCCGAAGGGAACCGGGATGGCGTGGGCGAAGCTTGCGTGATGATGCTGCTCGCGCTCATGAAGGCCTTGGTGCGCGCCAACGGACAGGTGCACCACGGCATCTGGCTGCGTGAGGAGAACCGCGGCACCGACCTGCGCGGCAAGACCGTTGGCATCATCGGCTACGGCAACATGGGCAGCGCCTTTGCTGACAAGCTGCGCGGCTTCGGGGTGAAGGTGCTGGCGCACGATAAGTACCGCGGCGGCTTCGAGCGGGCGGGCGTGACAGAATCCTCGCTGGAGCGATTGCTGCGCGAGAGCGATGTGATCAGCCTGCACCTGCCGCTCACCGAGGAGACTCGCCACTTCGCTGACCGTGACTTCTTCCTCCGCCTAGGCCGGCCCGTGTGGTTCCTCAACACCTCGCGCGGCGCCGTGGTGCATACCGAAGCGCTCCTCGATGCCATCGACCATGGCCGGGTGATCGCCGCTGGGCTCGATGTGCTGGAATTCGAGCGGCCCGACCTCAGCGGACTTGACCCCGCAACCGATCCCGGCAGCCAGCGCCGCCTCTTCGGGCACGAGCGCGTGCTGCTCACGCCGCACATCGCCGGCGTCACCCACGAAGGCAAGCTGAGGATGGCCGAGGTGCTCGCCGATAAGATCATCCACGCATTCCCCAATGGCCAGGGCTGA
- a CDS encoding glycerophosphodiester phosphodiesterase yields the protein MARAELLLRALLPLALTACMNQHRTDPPEVHGHRGCRGLLPENTIPAFLHAAELGVDWIELDVVVSADGQVIVSHEPWMSHVICTDANGDAIEQERERDLNLYLMTAAEIRAFDCGSLEHPRFPDQEQRRAHKPALSEVVEAIEETAMAGGGQPGFNIEVKSEPALYGSYQPKPVQLAAIVHAAIDSLGITDRCIIQSFDPAVLMAMHAIDQDLVLALLVENTDGLEINMQRLNFTPAIYSPNFSMADDALRTELHARGIQLVVWTVNEPADIKRMIALGVDGIISDYPDRVLKLIEEHGE from the coding sequence ATGGCCAGGGCTGAACTCCTGTTGCGCGCGCTCCTCCCGCTCGCGCTCACCGCTTGCATGAACCAGCACCGCACCGATCCACCTGAAGTGCACGGCCACCGCGGCTGCCGCGGACTGCTCCCGGAGAACACCATCCCTGCGTTCCTGCACGCGGCCGAGCTGGGCGTCGATTGGATCGAGCTCGATGTGGTGGTCAGCGCCGACGGCCAGGTGATCGTGTCGCATGAGCCCTGGATGAGCCATGTGATCTGCACGGATGCCAACGGCGATGCCATTGAACAGGAGCGCGAGCGCGACCTGAATCTCTATCTGATGACCGCTGCCGAGATCCGTGCCTTCGATTGCGGGAGCCTCGAGCACCCCCGGTTCCCGGATCAGGAGCAGCGGCGCGCGCACAAGCCCGCTTTGAGCGAGGTGGTGGAAGCGATCGAAGAGACCGCGATGGCGGGTGGCGGGCAGCCGGGCTTCAACATCGAGGTCAAGAGCGAACCGGCTCTCTACGGCTCGTATCAGCCAAAGCCCGTGCAGCTAGCGGCCATCGTGCATGCTGCCATCGACTCGCTCGGCATCACGGACCGCTGCATCATCCAATCGTTCGACCCGGCCGTGCTCATGGCCATGCACGCGATCGATCAGGACCTCGTGCTCGCCCTGCTCGTCGAGAACACCGATGGCCTCGAGATCAATATGCAGCGGCTGAATTTCACGCCGGCCATCTACAGCCCGAATTTCAGCATGGCTGATGATGCCCTGCGCACGGAGCTCCATGCCCGCGGCATCCAGCTCGTGGTCTGGACCGTGAACGAACCGGCCGACATCAAGCGGATGATCGCGCTGGGAGTGGATGGGATCATCAGCGATTACCCGGACAGGGTGCTGAAACTGATCGAGGAGCACGGCGAATGA
- a CDS encoding TetR/AcrR family transcriptional regulator, producing the protein MDRLLHMDVQVRERVYTKDPSSTELGHRIIGTGIQLIDELGFEAFTMAKLAKSVGTAEASVYRYFANKHRLLVYLVDWYWAWREIKLAFDTANITDRRERLERGIRSVSSPITERGQHEYVDIQALYRIAVNESAKAWFTKEVATGDSDGHFGSFVRLSHRLRDLVLDAKPGHPHAHDLAALVLEGNGSLRFFHEYLPALFGKQPKGKDSVGELLIHLVFASIDSKNE; encoded by the coding sequence ATGGACCGATTGCTCCACATGGATGTGCAGGTGCGCGAACGCGTCTACACCAAGGACCCCAGCAGCACCGAGCTTGGGCATCGCATCATCGGCACCGGCATCCAGCTGATCGACGAGCTGGGCTTCGAGGCCTTCACCATGGCGAAGCTGGCCAAGTCCGTGGGCACGGCCGAGGCGAGCGTCTATCGCTACTTCGCCAACAAGCACCGGCTGCTGGTGTACTTGGTGGACTGGTATTGGGCCTGGCGCGAGATCAAGCTGGCCTTCGACACGGCCAACATCACGGACAGGCGCGAACGGCTTGAACGCGGCATCCGCAGTGTGAGCAGCCCCATCACCGAGCGCGGCCAGCACGAATACGTTGACATCCAGGCGCTCTACCGCATCGCAGTGAACGAAAGCGCCAAGGCCTGGTTCACCAAGGAAGTGGCAACGGGCGATAGCGACGGGCACTTCGGTAGCTTCGTGCGCCTGAGCCATCGGTTGCGCGACCTGGTCCTGGATGCCAAACCGGGCCATCCGCATGCGCATGACCTGGCAGCGCTCGTGCTCGAAGGCAATGGCAGCCTGCGCTTCTTCCACGAGTACTTGCCCGCGCTATTCGGCAAGCAGCCCAAAGGCAAGGACAGCGTCGGCGAACTGCTCATCCACCTGGTCTTCGCGTCCATCGACTCCAAGAACGAATGA